Proteins from one Corynebacterium testudinoris genomic window:
- a CDS encoding response regulator transcription factor, which yields MSRILIAEDDRGIADFIHRGLTAAGYACDVVDSGPAAFGMARSGDFDLMILDLGLPHMDGADVLEQLRVLRVSLPIIVLTARTKIEDRIRSLEGGADDYMPKPFQFAELLARVRLRLADKVGDASTGGFQLTRGDLILDLRTQRVQVDSRWKDLSRREVGLLETFMRHPGQILSRAQLLSMVWGMDFDPGSNVVDVYIRTLRKKIGAEKVETIRGSGYRLC from the coding sequence ATGAGCAGAATCCTCATCGCCGAGGACGACCGCGGCATCGCCGATTTCATCCACCGCGGACTCACCGCCGCCGGATACGCCTGCGACGTCGTCGACTCCGGCCCTGCCGCCTTCGGCATGGCCCGCTCCGGCGACTTCGACCTCATGATCCTAGACCTCGGTCTCCCACACATGGACGGCGCCGACGTCCTCGAGCAACTACGAGTCCTACGCGTCAGCCTGCCAATCATCGTCCTCACCGCCCGCACCAAAATCGAAGACCGCATCCGCTCGCTAGAAGGCGGCGCGGACGACTACATGCCCAAACCCTTCCAATTCGCCGAGCTGCTCGCGCGAGTCCGGCTGCGCCTGGCCGACAAGGTCGGTGACGCCAGCACCGGAGGATTCCAGCTCACCCGCGGTGACCTCATCCTCGACCTGCGCACCCAGCGCGTCCAAGTGGATTCGCGGTGGAAGGACCTGTCGCGCCGCGAGGTCGGACTCCTAGAGACCTTCATGCGCCATCCCGGCCAGATCCTCTCCCGCGCCCAACTGCTCAGCATGGTGTGGGGCATGGACTTTGACCCCGGCTCCAACGTCGTGGACGTCTACATCCGGACACTGCGCAAGAAGATCGGCGCGGAGAAGGTGGAGACGATTCGCGGTTCCGGCTATCGGCTGTGCTGA
- a CDS encoding sensor histidine kinase, with the protein MSPPRIAWKEIRQGAASLRWRIVLWITAVVVVTLVSVIFIARSLMLSEASDSANSAVEQEIGEFLRFVEEGQDPTTNTTFESPAQLIELYLSRQIPDDNEAIVGLTDGRLIQMDLSSLSGTHPAPLVPSEPLVHEVFDSALASGIYEDPERGRAHWGRISFFTGEDQPISHFAVVYYTAEARAAVASQVRMLSLIGVGGVVAAILIGWLIAGQIIAPLRRVREVAATINNTDLTQRVPVDGHDETAQLAQTFNTMLNRIETAYKDQRQFVDDAGHELRTPITVVRGQLELLESSPPEERARSIELATAELDRMSRMVNDLLTLAVADSGSFLHPADCDVAELAIDIEDKASVLSDRISLIRVAEGTVVLDEQRVTEAILELYGNALRYSDGPIDLASEYSGAGADRIFRIWVRDRGPGITPAQQERLFSRFTRGSHTSTTRPGGAGLGLSIVHAIGEAHGGRAFVESTVGVGSVFGLEIPAPEEGELP; encoded by the coding sequence ATGTCTCCGCCCAGAATCGCGTGGAAGGAGATCCGCCAAGGCGCGGCGTCTCTGCGATGGCGCATCGTCTTATGGATCACCGCCGTCGTGGTGGTGACCCTCGTCAGCGTCATCTTCATCGCCCGCTCCCTCATGCTCTCCGAGGCGTCAGACAGCGCCAATTCAGCCGTAGAGCAGGAGATCGGCGAGTTCCTCCGATTCGTGGAAGAGGGCCAAGACCCCACCACCAACACCACGTTTGAGTCCCCCGCGCAACTCATCGAGCTATACCTGTCCCGCCAAATCCCCGACGACAACGAAGCGATCGTGGGCCTGACCGATGGGCGGCTCATCCAAATGGATCTCAGCTCGCTGAGCGGTACCCACCCCGCTCCCCTGGTTCCATCTGAGCCCCTGGTCCACGAAGTGTTCGACTCCGCTCTCGCCTCGGGCATCTACGAAGACCCCGAACGCGGCCGCGCCCACTGGGGACGGATCTCCTTCTTCACCGGCGAGGACCAACCAATCTCGCACTTCGCCGTGGTGTATTACACCGCCGAAGCGCGGGCCGCCGTGGCCTCTCAGGTGCGGATGCTCAGCCTCATTGGCGTTGGCGGCGTCGTCGCCGCCATCCTCATCGGGTGGCTCATTGCCGGTCAGATCATCGCCCCGCTCCGCCGCGTCCGCGAGGTGGCCGCCACCATCAATAACACCGACCTCACCCAGCGTGTCCCCGTCGACGGCCACGACGAAACAGCCCAGCTGGCACAGACGTTTAACACGATGCTCAACCGCATCGAAACCGCCTACAAAGACCAGCGGCAGTTTGTCGACGACGCCGGCCACGAACTCCGCACCCCCATCACCGTGGTGCGCGGGCAGCTGGAACTACTGGAATCCTCACCACCCGAGGAACGCGCCCGCTCCATCGAACTGGCCACCGCAGAACTGGACCGCATGTCCCGGATGGTCAATGACCTCCTCACCCTCGCCGTCGCCGACTCCGGCTCATTCCTACACCCAGCCGACTGCGACGTCGCCGAGCTCGCCATCGACATCGAAGACAAGGCCAGCGTCCTCAGCGATCGCATCTCGCTCATCCGCGTCGCCGAGGGCACCGTCGTCCTCGACGAACAGCGCGTCACCGAAGCCATCCTCGAGCTCTACGGCAATGCCCTCCGCTACAGCGACGGCCCCATCGACCTCGCCTCTGAATACTCCGGCGCCGGTGCCGACCGCATCTTCCGCATCTGGGTCCGCGACCGCGGGCCCGGAATTACCCCGGCCCAGCAAGAGCGCCTGTTCAGCCGATTCACCCGGGGCTCGCACACCAGCACCACCCGCCCGGGCGGCGCTGGCCTGGGCCTATCCATTGTCCACGCCATCGGCGAAGCCCACGGCGGGCGCGCCTTCGTCGAATCCACCGTGGGCGTGGGATCAGTCTTCGGGCTTGAGATCCCCGCTCCCGAAGAAGGAGAACTCCCATGA
- a CDS encoding GntR family transcriptional regulator codes for MIADQLRGRIERGQLLPGDRLPAERELVDEFGVARMTVRHALDILQLEGLIDRRRGRTGGTFVRGIPPVLDLTRIEGLMPQLRERGLTVTSVVLEKTLESATPAVANYLDLDVGEPVFRVSRLRSVDGTPMFIEISFFPAALVPGMLDEDLSESLYELLRSKWDLYPARKSETITPGIASGWEQDKLRISRNLPLLRISRVAETADGAKIEYSEDALRSDITQIRVITDTTAASD; via the coding sequence ATGATCGCAGACCAACTGCGTGGTCGCATCGAACGCGGTCAGCTCCTTCCGGGCGATCGCCTCCCCGCGGAGCGAGAACTTGTCGACGAGTTCGGGGTAGCCCGCATGACCGTGCGTCACGCTTTGGACATCCTCCAGCTAGAAGGCCTCATTGACCGCCGCCGCGGGCGCACCGGAGGCACCTTCGTCCGGGGAATCCCCCCGGTCCTGGACCTCACCCGCATCGAGGGCCTCATGCCCCAGCTGCGCGAACGCGGACTAACCGTCACCTCGGTCGTCCTGGAAAAGACGCTCGAATCAGCCACCCCGGCCGTGGCGAACTACCTCGACCTCGACGTGGGGGAGCCCGTCTTCCGCGTCTCCCGCCTGCGGAGCGTCGATGGCACCCCGATGTTCATCGAAATCTCCTTCTTCCCAGCCGCCCTCGTTCCCGGCATGCTCGACGAAGACCTTTCCGAGTCGCTCTACGAACTCCTCCGCAGCAAGTGGGACCTCTATCCGGCCCGGAAATCCGAGACCATCACCCCGGGCATCGCCTCCGGATGGGAGCAGGACAAACTGCGCATCTCCCGGAACTTGCCCTTGCTGCGCATCTCCCGCGTCGCCGAGACCGCCGACGGCGCCAAGATCGAATACTCCGAGGATGCCCTGCGCTCTGACATCACCCAGATCCGCGTGATCACCGACACGACGGCGGCATCGGACTAG